One part of the Aliivibrio fischeri ATCC 7744 = JCM 18803 = DSM 507 genome encodes these proteins:
- the ccoO gene encoding cytochrome-c oxidase, cbb3-type subunit II, giving the protein MSSNRHEIIEKNVGLLAVLIVVAISFGALVEITPLIFQKQTTEPVENLRTYTALEMEGRDIYIREGCNVCHSQMIRPFRAETERYGHYSVAGESVWEHPFLWGSKRTGPDLARVGQRYSDEWHRVHLINPRDVVPESNMPGFPWLEENVLDGELTSKKIAIFRDNFGVPYTEEDVKNASEEVKGKTEMDALIAYLQSLGHAMK; this is encoded by the coding sequence ATGAGTTCTAATCGTCATGAAATCATAGAAAAAAATGTTGGTCTTCTTGCGGTTCTTATCGTTGTTGCTATTAGTTTTGGTGCATTAGTTGAAATTACGCCTCTAATTTTCCAAAAACAAACAACGGAACCAGTAGAAAACCTACGTACTTATACTGCTCTTGAAATGGAAGGCCGTGATATCTATATCCGTGAAGGTTGTAATGTTTGTCATAGCCAGATGATTCGTCCATTCCGAGCTGAAACAGAACGTTACGGTCACTACTCAGTGGCTGGTGAAAGTGTTTGGGAGCATCCATTTTTATGGGGCTCTAAACGTACAGGTCCTGACTTAGCTCGTGTTGGTCAGCGTTACTCTGATGAGTGGCACCGTGTTCACCTTATCAACCCTCGTGATGTTGTTCCTGAATCAAATATGCCTGGCTTCCCTTGGTTGGAAGAAAACGTACTTGATGGTGAACTAACATCGAAGAAAATCGCCATTTTCCGTGATAATTTTGGTGTTCCATACACTGAAGAAGACGTGAAAAATGCTTCAGAAGAAGTAAAAGGCAAGACTGAAATGGATGCATTAATTGCATACCTTCAGTCTCTTGGACATGCAATGAAGTAA
- a CDS encoding cbb3-type cytochrome oxidase subunit 3 — MDAGTIHAIWTVILFLSMVGIIFWAYSKKQKARFEEAANLVFADEEENTTSSNKTTGVDKQ, encoded by the coding sequence ATGGACGCTGGTACTATTCATGCAATTTGGACGGTCATACTGTTTTTAAGCATGGTAGGCATTATTTTCTGGGCATACAGTAAAAAACAAAAAGCACGCTTTGAAGAAGCGGCGAATTTAGTTTTTGCTGATGAAGAAGAAAATACTACTTCAAGCAACAAAACGACAGGAGTTGACAAACAATGA